The stretch of DNA CACTGGTCCACTGGACCCTTTATGTTTATTCTAACTAGTTACTTTAATTTTGCATCTTCTTATTGTTTGTCTTTAAGTGCAAAACTTACATAAGTATCtcctaatttatttaattaggcTTTAACTTTATCCCTTTAAGGCCAACAACTAAACAAACCCACTTGCTATAAATTTCCCTTCAACACATAGATCTAAATCTCACTCTTTGTCTcatgaataataaaatttataagatTAAAAACATTGATCATTATTAACCTCTCTTGTGACTAAGCAGAATAGCATTAAATTGTCTTCATTTATGAAACTCAGGTAATTGTTTTCATAATTCATTCTTATTATCCAATCATCATAGTTTGAATTATTGctaaagttttgtttttgtttcatcaCAGTGAGGACCATTTCTGAAGAGGAATCAATTAATAAGCTGGGAATCAAGCAAGCAGCAGAAAACCGTCCCCACTTTGGATAAGAGCAACCTCCAAAACCAGATTCAACACTTTCATTTTCCTTATCACATTCAccccaaaaagaaaaagaaaaaaaaaacattaattaagaaaatttcCTCTTTTTTAATTGTCAAAAACTTAACAAGACTATATAAACACAATTACTCATAATTAAGGAAACATATTCCAAGTAACCCCTCATTTATATAGTAATCCTGTCATGGAGTTACAAATTTCAACTAactcaaattaattataaattttatttattattaatttatgaattgTATTATCTTAACCGTCTATTACAGTATCAATGACCGAGATTCATTACAGTACAGCTTGTAAATGCATATACCATGAAAGTaccattttttatgataaaaaatatttgagtcaAAATATCTCAATCTAATGGTCACGATTGCATGACTACATACTTGTATAATTTCACACAATTCCATCAATTCCATTGCATAAAAATAAAACCCCATCAAATATTTTACCATAAAGCTTCAAACTTtgcataaaaaaaacaaaaataccaAATTTTAACAATGAAGCCCCGTTTTCTAGACACAGAGATGAGCATGCCACCATCATATGAAAACAACACAAGCGATTCATTCATCAACGTTGAGAATTTCGACACCAACATGGTGATTATATTAGCAGCACTATTATGCACATTGATACTCGCATTGGGATTGAACACCATAGCTCGATGCGCCATGAGATGCAGCAGAAGATTATCGGGAGAAACAGAGGAACAAGCAACGGCGAGGTTGAACAAAACAGGGCTGAAAAAGCGTGATTTGAGTCAGATTCCGGTGGCGGTATACGGTACCGGAGAGAATATTCCGGCGACGGAGTGTCCCATTTGTCTAGGGGAattcgagaaaggagacaaaatTCGAATGCTACCAAAATGTAATCACGGGTTTCATATTAGGTGTATTGACACGTGGTTGGTTTCGCATTCATCTTGTCCCAATTGTCGAAATTCACTTCTTGAAAAAGATTCCAACAATGTTTCTTCTTCTAGGGTTGCCGGAGATATGTTGCCGGAAAATGTTGCCGTGATTGTTGAGCAGGCAAGTTGAACATGTGAGAGGGTGAGATTTTGGTGTATGGTTAGTTGTGAAATTTAATGTTAGTAGTTAGTAGTAGTAATCACTTACTTCATCCATATTAACTCAccaactatattttttaatactctttcttttctcttttcccTGTCAAAAATAACaatctcactttttttttataattatttttattatttacattatttGTAAGTATTCACCATATTGTgagaatttattattttctattagaTTCACGGAGATTTCTCTCGAGTGAGATTCAAACTTTTATTTTGGTCACATTGTAGAATTTAACTTCTCGTGAATTTATCCTCGGTTTATATCAATAGGTGATTTATATTGTGatcatatataaaaatgttttactaaatcaaaataaacttCTTAAACTCAAgtttcatataaattatatattcgTGTAAATGTTTTGTTTCTCTCTCTTTAATATTCTATTGATACTTTGTGTGTGTATATTTTGTTAAGAAACAAAACTAAATTGCAGTGTAATAgtaattataaatccaaaattgtAAGTGTAGAGCAATTTGAGACTAAAAATTTACGAATTAGAAATAACTATATTTAAATTGAATcttattaatcaaattattatatctatcaaatagttttattaaGTGTATTAAGATGTCACATTAAATGACACAATAATTTAGCTACATAGAAGCTAAATTGTTACATCTATCAAATAGTTTTATCAAGTATATTTGAGATGTCCCATTAAGTGACACAATAATTTGCCTAGATGTAAACTATGTCACACAATAGCTATAATTTTTAACACTCCTATTTATTTACACCTCAAATTTCAACACTTTAACCCACAACTACTCTCTATCATCCACTACCTTCCAACACCATCTATCcaataaaacaatatatattaaaaactttaatttttgaaCCGCTAACCCTCCTTTTTCATTTAGCAAACAAACCTTCTCTCATATATATTTGTCTGTATTGACCTTATAAATCACTAGTCATTATTTTAGATGACTTTGTGTGTTGTTATTGGGATTTTTCACATGCATTAGATTTATAATAGATGTGTACTtagttatattttgattatttttaatatattattttattttaattatttatattttttaaaataattatcttgaatGTATCggtaatattttgattaattttcttaaatatgTACTTTCTagaatgtaattattttatacatgtttatttatttaataattaatataatttttttatattttatgtattttttatttataattttgatcaattttagaaaaatagtaGTATTTTAAGGAGCATATTAGAGACTCAGATTTTAGTAATGGATGAGTGAAacaagtaattattatttttttagaatttgaattgattgaaaaatAGAATTGGGCTAGATTTcctaaaaaatatagaattgaGCCAAATTTGCTCTCTGCACGCCCTTTCCCTGcaattgttatttttgtttggGCTTTTTACTTATGTAAACTGCCGTTTTCAGCCAACTAGCTATTTGCACTCCCTAAAACACCCGCTCTCTCCTTCCTCAATTCTCCTATGCTAATAGGAAAAATAAACCTTCGTTATCTCAAACTCGTTATTATGAttcttttgttatttgaattcaaattcattattatgattttttgttatttgaattgaaTCTAACCACCTTTTCACACCACCTTTCCACACAATATCGattaataaattcatattttgtgTCGATTTCATCAGTCATAATTCCGTTTCATCGAAAATAATCTTTCTTTTTGGGGTGGGGATGGTATTTTCGACCCATTTTGGCCACTATGGGCATCCATCGCATGTGCCTCTAAAGAACCTTCCAATTCTTCAATTTTAATAGATGTTAAGTCTTTAGATTTTTCAATTGCTACCATAATGTAGTCAAAGAACGCAAGATCTATTCATCTAATTCACCGATGTTTCGACTCGAAAAACATATACTACAACTTACTTAGACATTATTGTATGACAACTAATTGTTTTGTTTGCACTAAAATGTTCAAATTGTTTTGACTAGACATTATCGTAAAAATTTGTTGTGTTAAAAACATACTTAGACTAAGAGTAAATATAACTTTGATTATCCTCGagtgtatttttatttgaatatttttaatgatttaattaataatttttttattaagactATTGACTCGTTTGATTAttcatgattaatattttttctttcttaaattAATCCTTTGTTTGGTCATGCAATGAgtttaaatttaagaaaaacataaaacataaaaatgttGAATGATtagaagaataaaattaaattttgtcatGCAATAATTTATAgtctcaattattttatagatCCACCAATTGATTGCAATATAATCAATAACAACCAATTGATTAAGAATATACAAATGGTGATCAATCATAACATGTGATTATAgcaatagaaaattttaattcaacaatAATAAGTAATCAAGATTAAACTGAAAAAGCTAAGACATAGtaaaagatatttaatttacaaaattcatCTTAGACCCTCAAAGAGAGCTTAGTTggtcattattataaacaaaattaaatctaaattaacagtGAGACATTTGCTCTAACTAAAATCATTTTCtatcatttataataaataaattataaaggataaaaaaaattagttacaataacaaagataaaattGGAAGCAAAAATGATTGGCCATAAGCTGATAAGCTACTTGATTTAGGCACTATTTGGTAAAGCTAATAAGATAACTTATAACTTATTAAACTAACTCATAAGCTTGTTGGATTAAAAGATATGTATTTGGTAAACAGGTTTTTCTCACCAGCTTATAGTTTATTCTGATATGCTATTTTAAGTAGTGTTTGAACTTTTagcttatatatttttatattttattccatttataacttttttatattatttttttatgcttatgtaatataaaataactcaCCAACTAGTTCACAATTTCACGTATATCTTCTTATCGATGAACGTAgccaatttatttaatttcttgcaaaaaaaaaaaaaaattcatgttactCATCTTACAAGAAATTGATTGAGGTATGCattgtcatatttattattatttcttcatctttttatttatcattgtgataaagttaaaattattttttatgtcaaatatATGTTAGTAAgaacttataatttataagctATAAGTTCATGTTTTGGCTATTCCAAACAAAgcattcataatttttttctcttaaaggataaacatataaaaaagattataaacaaatttaatatttttatcaaatgtttttaatttttgtaatttatttaatagGATCCTCTCTATGTATATGGTTGGAGGTAGTATTTCACTAATCTctaatttgatgatttttttttcaaatacttgaTGATTTCATTAAGGGTTTAATATTACttgtttttcttattataagCATTGTTtggaagaaaacaaaaattgcctgtataatataaatataattttgatttataaaaatatttattacttttacaaatatatttatgattaatattattaatttattttaaaatataaaaatcaatttaatatattttaaatacaaatattatttcaagaatattaacatataaaataaatatattaacttccgttaattttttgttggtttcattgtaattttagttcttctatttttactgattctCGAAACTGATCATTCTATTTTTGAAGTCGATACTTTTGATAtttcttttaagtttttgaactaaaaaatgatgattgaGATACTTTTGACATATAATaagatgatataaaataattaacacccataaaattaatatctcatattattattttttagttaaaatattaaaaaaaaaattaaactgttaattttttaaatagatgaattaattttataaataaataaaaataaagagactaaaattataattaaatatttttatttaaaaaaaatgaaaaaaaagcaTATGCTTATAATAAAAGACGGACCTGCCGATAAAGGAGTATTAGTATTAAATCAGAAATTGCCACACGTACTCGGCGTGTGGAAAGACAAATAGGTTGATGTCAGTGGGACCCACCTAGATTCTTAAAACCGTTGATTTAAGTGCTGGTCTGCAAATCGGACGGCAAAGGATTAGAGTCAAAACCTATCTCGATGGCTCTGTTTGACCAACACATGCCGCTTTTTTTAAttgctttttttaattattgtttgaaaatgaatataataatttcACTTCTTTGACCCGGCTGTCACCCTCAACAAGGTGAACATTCGTTTGAAAATCGTGGAGTATCTTGAAATGACCAAATTGGTCATGGACCCACCatgatttttcttttccttttaacTTCGATTGTTTGGTTAAATTGAAATGTCCAAGAGGTCCTTTTTGTTCAGGAAACATCGAACTCTTTTACCTATGTACAACAGATAGGTtaaaaattcagaaaaccaaATTAACGATATAATTAACTCAAAAATCCAATTCAAATCATTTAAATTGATTTACTCCCTCATGTCTctaattagaaaatattttgaaacatttgtttgtttgttcctagatataaaactatttgtaaattcttaaatatattattatcttttttaaaaaattatttcttatgTACTACATCCAATAAATGttgtatttatcatttttttctgtcttaaattatttattatttatatataattaatataatattaattactttttttttattaatatacatttatttattatatttaaatttattaatctttTTCAATAACcgtaattaataaatttatttaaataaataaaacttatttcatcattaaaatcaaaataactaattatttttttaataattatgtaTAACTCAAATGATGCATTTAAAATGAGACTgagtattataaaattattttataatataaaaagttaatatttaatACTTTTATACACAAAAGGTAATTTGACaatagttatatataaattatacacattagttatattataattttttttatctatagataaaaaataaataaatttaaatacaacTATAAAGTCTtgaatttaaactcaaaaatataatatttaatttaacaatttcgatttttaacaattaaatttaatcttataaattattatagttatttttaatatgttttaaaatgtcgtaaaatcttataaataaagacaaaatgaACGGTTTATCTAAGGTGTgagttttaataaaactaatccaAACAAATCTCACCTCTATCGATTCAAATTTTGTTTCCATGTCAAAATTGAACCAAGGTTAGAGTGGAGACTCTAGACCTAATCTTGAAGAGTTAgaaatttagttcaaaaataaggcttttattttatttttattaaattgtcttAAAATGTGTTGGAACAGTGAAAAACATAAGATTAGACcttaaatacttattttaattttattactttccaattaaataaataatatataggtTGCGCAGTAGACAAACCAAGACTAAAAAAGTAGTGCGGAAGCATTTTTAGATTGAAACACTTAGGGGAGTAAAAAATACTTAGTTTTAgtatgacaaaaaaataaatttataatttatagcttaaaaagttttatttagtaataattatttataaacttataatttataagttttttaataagttagttaaaatagtttataagtttataatttattatttttcttccaattttatatttattattgtaattaattttttttcaccctttaaaatttatttattataattttatataaataattttaaataaataaaatttaaagtaaataatgaaaataatttatttattataattttaaattattaaaaataatttataaataatttaaattttaaataattaatattttaaagtaaataattcctttatgttaatttaaagtaaataaataaataaaactatatattagatagataaattttaaattaataaaaaaataaaatttaaa from Cicer arietinum cultivar CDC Frontier isolate Library 1 chromosome 3, Cicar.CDCFrontier_v2.0, whole genome shotgun sequence encodes:
- the LOC101495742 gene encoding RING-H2 finger protein ATL74-like — translated: MKPRFLDTEMSMPPSYENNTSDSFINVENFDTNMVIILAALLCTLILALGLNTIARCAMRCSRRLSGETEEQATARLNKTGLKKRDLSQIPVAVYGTGENIPATECPICLGEFEKGDKIRMLPKCNHGFHIRCIDTWLVSHSSCPNCRNSLLEKDSNNVSSSRVAGDMLPENVAVIVEQAS